One Kitasatospora sp. MAP12-44 DNA segment encodes these proteins:
- a CDS encoding MFS transporter, giving the protein MSSHHAAAAVDQGPDPRRWKALAVIAVAQLMIVLDITIVNIALPSAQKDLGISNGDRQWVITAYTLAFGGLLLLGGRLGDLYGRKRTFVIGLLGFAGASALGGASVGPLMLFASRALQGSFGALLAPSALGLLSTTFSNPKERATAFGIFGAIAGGGSAIGFIAGGLLTEFLNWRWCLFVNVPIAICTALFAVRLLKRDFIAKDTRVKLDLPGAVLGCGGLLAIVYGTSEAESRTWTDPLVLACLLGGVALLFVFAFVESRTEHALLPMHIVRNRNRGGAALSVGLAVVGLFGLFLFLTYYLQVIKGFSPLLTGVAFLPMTAAIVGSSTGLAARLMNRVPSRNLIVPGLLLAALGMAWLTQLKVDSAFAATVLPAEILLGVGMGMVFMPSMSLATLGVAPNETGAAAATINSAQQVGGSIGTALLNTIAASATTAYLVGRNAGSHAVQNTAAVHGYTVATTVALGILLFAAVLAFFMVNHRPSPGDAAGEDAESTVHALA; this is encoded by the coding sequence GTGTCTTCACACCACGCAGCCGCAGCTGTCGATCAGGGGCCGGACCCCCGCCGCTGGAAGGCGTTGGCCGTCATCGCGGTCGCTCAGCTGATGATCGTGCTTGACATCACCATCGTGAACATCGCACTCCCCTCCGCGCAGAAGGACCTCGGCATCTCCAACGGCGACCGGCAGTGGGTGATCACCGCCTACACGCTGGCCTTCGGCGGACTGCTGCTGCTCGGCGGCCGGCTCGGCGACCTTTACGGCCGTAAACGCACCTTCGTGATCGGCCTGCTGGGCTTCGCCGGCGCCTCCGCGCTCGGCGGCGCCTCGGTGGGCCCGTTGATGCTCTTCGCCTCCCGCGCGTTGCAGGGCAGCTTCGGCGCACTGCTCGCCCCGTCGGCGCTGGGGCTGCTCTCCACCACCTTCAGCAACCCCAAGGAACGCGCCACCGCGTTCGGCATCTTCGGCGCGATCGCCGGCGGTGGCAGCGCGATCGGCTTCATCGCGGGCGGTCTGCTCACCGAGTTCCTGAACTGGCGCTGGTGCCTGTTCGTCAACGTCCCGATCGCCATCTGCACGGCCCTGTTCGCCGTTCGCCTGCTCAAGCGCGATTTCATCGCCAAGGACACCCGGGTCAAGCTCGACCTGCCAGGCGCGGTGCTGGGCTGCGGCGGCCTGCTGGCGATCGTGTACGGGACGTCTGAGGCGGAGTCCCGCACCTGGACCGACCCGCTGGTGCTGGCCTGCCTGTTGGGCGGCGTCGCGCTGCTCTTCGTCTTCGCCTTTGTCGAGTCGCGTACCGAACACGCACTGCTGCCGATGCACATCGTCCGCAACCGCAACCGCGGCGGCGCCGCGCTCTCGGTCGGCCTGGCCGTGGTCGGCCTGTTCGGCCTGTTCCTCTTCCTGACGTACTACCTCCAGGTGATCAAGGGCTTCTCGCCGCTGCTGACCGGCGTGGCCTTCCTGCCGATGACCGCCGCGATCGTCGGCAGTTCCACCGGCCTGGCGGCCCGGCTGATGAACCGGGTGCCATCTCGAAACCTGATCGTGCCCGGGTTGCTGCTGGCCGCCCTGGGGATGGCCTGGCTGACCCAGCTCAAGGTGGACAGCGCGTTTGCGGCCACCGTGCTGCCCGCCGAGATCCTGCTCGGCGTCGGCATGGGCATGGTGTTCATGCCCTCGATGAGCCTGGCCACCCTGGGCGTCGCGCCGAACGAGACCGGCGCGGCCGCGGCGACCATCAACTCCGCCCAGCAGGTGGGCGGCTCGATCGGTACGGCGCTGCTGAACACCATCGCCGCGAGTGCCACCACGGCGTACCTGGTCGGCCGGAACGCCGGCAGCCACGCCGTCCAGAACACCGCGGCCGTGCACGGCTACACGGTGGCGACCACGGTCGCGCTGGGCATCCTGCTGTTCGCCGCCGTGCTGGCCTTCTTCATGGTGAACCACCGGCCCAGTCCCGGTGACGCCGCCGGGGAGGACGCCGAATCCACGGTGCACGCGCTGGCCTGA
- a CDS encoding trypsin-like peptidase domain-containing protein, whose product MTSQGRQQRRNLWTRFGLRPALVAAALATLLVVAIAGIGALSSQANASSRAAAAERASALAAEITSTSPSPTATPTPKPVPKPTPTPTPTPTPTPTPTPTPTPTPTPTPTPPPAPTPTPTPVAAAPRLVLDSTQAAPATPEADRVGALFTGSVAPGNHFCTASVIQSATRNLLVTAAHCIGSASGVTFVPGYSNGQAPFGSWQVTKIFTAQGWQQNNDPDEDFAILQVAPDNGKQIQDVVGGNPLGISAGFSDTVRLYGYPSSGDTALLCSNTTTQFSAYQRIINCPSYSGGTSGGPWISTTTGEVTGIIGGYQQGGDTDDTSYTAYFDSTIATLYQQAESSS is encoded by the coding sequence ATGACCAGTCAAGGACGTCAGCAGCGCCGAAACCTCTGGACCCGCTTCGGTCTCCGGCCGGCGCTCGTCGCAGCCGCCCTCGCCACTCTCCTCGTCGTCGCCATAGCGGGCATCGGTGCGCTCAGCTCGCAGGCCAATGCCTCCAGCCGGGCCGCCGCCGCCGAGCGGGCCAGCGCCCTGGCCGCCGAGATCACCTCGACGTCGCCCTCGCCGACAGCGACACCGACCCCGAAGCCGGTGCCCAAGCCGACGCCGACCCCCACGCCGACCCCCACCCCTACTCCGACGCCGACCCCCACGCCGACGCCGACCCCGACCCCGACTCCCACGCCGCCCCCCGCGCCCACCCCGACGCCGACCCCCGTCGCCGCCGCGCCGCGGCTGGTCCTGGACAGCACCCAGGCCGCGCCCGCGACGCCCGAGGCCGACCGGGTCGGGGCGCTCTTCACGGGCAGCGTCGCGCCGGGCAACCACTTCTGCACGGCCAGCGTGATCCAGAGCGCCACCCGCAACCTGCTGGTCACCGCGGCCCACTGCATCGGCAGCGCCAGCGGCGTGACCTTCGTCCCCGGCTACAGCAACGGCCAGGCCCCGTTCGGCAGCTGGCAGGTCACCAAGATCTTCACCGCGCAGGGCTGGCAGCAGAACAACGACCCCGACGAGGACTTCGCGATCCTGCAGGTCGCCCCCGACAACGGCAAGCAGATCCAGGACGTCGTGGGCGGCAACCCGCTGGGCATCAGCGCGGGCTTCAGCGACACCGTCCGCCTCTACGGCTACCCCTCCAGCGGCGACACCGCGCTGCTCTGCAGCAACACGACCACCCAGTTCAGCGCCTACCAGCGCATCATCAACTGCCCGTCCTACTCGGGCGGCACCAGCGGCGGCCCCTGGATCAGCACCACGACGGGCGAGGTCACCGGCATCATCGGCGGCTACCAGCAGGGCGGCGACACCGACGACACGTCCTACACGGCCTACTTCGACTCGACCATCGCCACCCTCTACCAGCAGGCCGAGTCCTCCTCCTGA
- a CDS encoding CPCC family cysteine-rich protein, with protein sequence MAARSPRWHNFAVLPYERREDGGPYTCPCCRMPMLDTRCCYEICVECGWEDDGQDDHNADRVLGGPNGSLSLTEARRRYSEAISDEPGPESVLGGGAGLWWAAARERGTEAAGG encoded by the coding sequence GTGGCCGCCCGGAGTCCGCGCTGGCACAATTTCGCCGTGCTTCCTTACGAACGCCGCGAAGACGGCGGCCCGTACACGTGCCCCTGCTGTCGTATGCCGATGCTGGACACGCGCTGCTGCTACGAGATCTGCGTGGAGTGCGGTTGGGAGGACGACGGGCAGGATGATCACAATGCGGATCGGGTGCTTGGCGGTCCCAATGGGTCGCTCAGTCTGACCGAGGCGCGGCGGCGGTACTCCGAGGCGATCTCCGACGAGCCGGGGCCGGAGTCGGTCCTTGGCGGCGGCGCGGGCTTGTGGTGGGCGGCGGCGCGGGAGCGGGGGACCGAGGCTGCGGGCGGCTGA